Proteins encoded within one genomic window of Spirulina major PCC 6313:
- the crr gene encoding PTS glucose transporter subunit IIA — MSLFDKLSALVSDDSADAGAIDIIAPLSGEIVNIEDVPDVVFAEKIIGDGIAIKPVGNKMVAPIDGTIRKIFPSNEAFSIESDNGVELLVQFGIDTVKLRGEGFKRIAKEGQAVKVGDTIIELDLDLLKMKARSTLTPVVISNMNEIKDLNKRSGSVVAGETPILRVIK, encoded by the coding sequence ATGAGTTTGTTTGATAAATTAAGTGCTTTGGTAAGCGATGATAGTGCAGATGCAGGTGCTATAGATATTATTGCGCCACTTTCTGGTGAGATTGTAAACATTGAAGATGTCCCTGATGTTGTTTTTGCTGAGAAAATTATTGGTGATGGAATAGCTATCAAACCAGTAGGAAACAAAATGGTTGCACCTATAGATGGGACAATTAGAAAGATATTTCCGAGTAATGAGGCTTTTTCGATTGAATCAGACAATGGTGTTGAACTGCTTGTTCAGTTTGGTATAGACACAGTGAAGCTGAGAGGAGAAGGTTTTAAACGTATTGCGAAAGAAGGACAGGCGGTTAAAGTTGGTGATACTATCATAGAATTAGATTTAGATCTTTTGAAAATGAAGGCAAGATCAACATTAACTCCAGTTGTTATTTCCAATATGAATGAAATCAAAGATCTGAACAAACGTTCTGGTAGTGTTGTTGCGGGTGAAACTCCAATTTTGCGCGTAATAAAATAG
- a CDS encoding ABC transporter ATP-binding protein: MVSAVTLDRVCKLYNNVPVVQDLSFEISPGEMFGLLGPNGAGKSTTIRMLITLTEPSSGRIEVAGHDVTHNPALVKRSIGVVLQQMSVDIDLSVWENLEFHGRLHHIPKGERQRRIEQWLGYVELSDRKDDRVKTLSGGMKRRLQIARALMHEPDILFLDEPTVGLDPQNRRRLWEIIRDLNRQGMTMLLTTHYMDEVEFLCDRIGIMDGGRLIELGTLEEFKAKHGSGLIVRQVGDRLESEFFPTLQAASDHLDTIPDKTGMMCRASNLEDIFVKLTGHQLD; encoded by the coding sequence ATCGTGTCTGCTGTTACTCTCGATCGCGTCTGCAAACTCTACAACAACGTTCCTGTGGTGCAGGATCTCTCGTTTGAAATTTCGCCGGGGGAGATGTTCGGGCTGTTGGGGCCCAATGGGGCGGGGAAATCTACCACGATTCGGATGTTGATTACCTTGACGGAACCCAGTAGCGGCCGGATTGAAGTGGCGGGCCATGATGTGACCCATAATCCGGCGCTGGTGAAGCGGTCGATTGGGGTGGTGTTGCAGCAGATGAGTGTTGATATTGATTTATCGGTGTGGGAAAATTTGGAGTTTCATGGGCGGTTGCATCATATTCCGAAGGGGGAACGACAGCGCCGGATTGAGCAGTGGTTGGGGTATGTGGAGTTGAGCGATCGCAAAGATGACCGCGTTAAAACCCTCTCCGGGGGGATGAAACGCCGCCTCCAAATTGCCCGCGCCCTGATGCATGAACCGGATATTCTCTTTTTGGATGAACCCACGGTGGGCCTCGACCCCCAAAATCGCCGCCGGTTGTGGGAAATTATCCGCGACCTCAACCGCCAAGGGATGACGATGTTGCTCACCACCCACTACATGGATGAGGTGGAATTTTTGTGCGATCGCATCGGCATTATGGACGGAGGGCGGTTGATTGAGTTGGGAACGTTGGAGGAATTTAAGGCGAAGCACGGCTCTGGGTTAATTGTGCGGCAGGTGGGCGATCGCCTCGAATCGGAATTTTTCCCCACCCTCCAAGCCGCCAGCGACCACCTCGACACCATCCCCGACAAAACCGGGATGATGTGCCGCGCCTCCAACCTTGAAGATATCTTTGTCAAACTCACCGGCCATCAGTTAGATTGA